GGCTTTCCGGCAGCAATGACGCATGGAACGCCAGAGTCGTCGATCAGGCCGCCGACGGCTGGCCTGCCTTCTATGTCGACAAAGTAATCACGCCACTGTGGGAACGCGGCTATCGCGGCTTTTTCCTCGATACGCTCGATTCGTACCATCTCGTGGCCAAGACCGACGCCGACCGCGCGCGTCAGGAAGCCGGCATGGTGCGTGTGCTCCAGGCAATCAAGGCACGCTATCCAGACGCGAAGCTGCTGTTCAACCGTGGCTTTGAGATTCTGCCCCAGGTGCATTCGCTGGCCTACGGCGTGGTGTTTGAATCGCTGTTCCGCGGCTGGAACCAGGCGCAAGGCACGTACACCGAAGTCAGTCAGCAGGACCGTGACTGGTTGCTTAACCAGGCGCGCATCGTCCGCGAGCAGTACGGCCTGCCCGTGATCTCGATCGACTACTGCCCGCCCACCGACGCCCAATGCCGACGCGACACCGCGCGTCGCATCGGCGCGCTGGGCATCACTCCTTATGTCACCGATTCCGGGCTGCAGACCGTGGGCGTCGGGTCGTTCGAGGTCATGCCGCGCCGCGTGCTGGTGGTGCAGGAAAACGAACTCGATGTTTCCATCGACGACAGCGTCGGCGTGCGTTTCCTGTCGATGCCGCTCAACTATCTGGGCTACCGCGTCGATTTCGCGGAAACGCGCGACACGTTGCCGGAGATCACTCCCGACCGCTATGCCGGCGTGGTGGTCTGGACCAACGGCAATATCCGCCAGAACCCGGGCCGCTTCTACGCCTGGGCGGAGAAACAGATCCGCCAGGGCATCCCCGTGGCCTTCATGAATGGGTTTGGCGCGCAGCCCGACGGGGCGCTGGCACGGATGCTGGACCTGAAGGCAGTCAAGGGCCGCACCTCGGGCGACGTCCAGATCCTGTCGCAGGACAAGATGATGGGCTTCGAGCAGCAAGTGGCCCCGGACCGTACCGATGCGGTGCCGGTGCAGATACGCGATGGCGCGGCGAACACGCGCACGCTGCTGCGCCTGCGTTCGGGCACGCTGACGTATGACGCCGCCGCGATCACGGCCTGGGGCGGCTATGTGATGGGCCCCTACGCCGTGCGGCAGAACACGCCCAAGGGGCAGGACCGCTGGATCGTGCAGCCGATCGACTTCCTGCGCGAGGCATTGCGCCTGCCGTTGATGCCGGTCCCGGATTCCACCACCGAAAGCGGCCGCCGGCTGCTGACCATCCATATCGATGGCGATGGGTTTGCCTCGAAGGCTGAGATTCCCGGTGGCGGATATTCGGGCGAGGTGCTGTTCCGCGAGATCTTCGACCGGTACCGCCTGCCGATGACGATGTCCGTGATCGAAGGCGAGGTCGGCAAAAGCGGCATGTATCCGAAGCTGGCACCGGAACTGGAGCCGATTGCCCGCAAGATCTTCGCGCAGCCGTATGTCGAGGTGGCCAGCCATACCTATTCGCATCCGTTCGAATGGGGCCGGACCGTGCCGGGACAGGAGAGTAACGCCAGGATCATCGAGGGCGATGACACCTATCACCTGGCAATTCCGGGCTACAAGATGGACCTGAACCGTGAAATCGGCGGCTCGATCGATTACATCAACAAGGTGCTGTCGCCGAACAAGCCGGTGAAGCTGGTGTTGTGGCCCGGTGACTGCCAGGCCCCGCCCGAGGCGCTCAAGCTGACCGAAGCCGCTGGCGTGCTGAACATGAATGGCGGCGACACACTGATCACGCGCAGCAATCCGACCTGGACCGCCATCGCTCCGCTGGGCATCCACAAGGCGGATCACACGTTCCAGGTGTTCGCGACCAACCAGAACGAGAACGTCTATACGAACCTGTGGCATGGGCCGTACTACGGCTTCGAGCGCGTGATCGAAACGTTCGAGATGACGGAGAAGCCGTACCGCTTCAAGGCGGTGAACATCTACTACCACAGCTACTCGGGTACCAAGGTGGCATCGCTGAAGGCGCTGCGCAAGGTCTATGACTACGTGCTGACGCAGAACTTGCTGCCGATGCATTCCACCGACTACGTGCTCAAGGTGATCGACTGGCAGGGGATGGCTGTGGCCCGCGAGTTGGGCGATGGCGCCGACGGTGCGCCGGCCAGTGGCGCGTGGCGCGTGCGGGGCGATGGCAACCTGCGCAATCTGCGTTGGACGGGCGCGGGCGTCCCCGACGTGGTCACCGCAACCGGCGTCACGGGTTCGTCGCCGGCGCCGGGCGGCGGCGTCTACGTGCATCTGGATGGCGGCAACGCGCGCTTCCGCTTCGTACCCACGGCCACGCAGTCGGTGCCGGAGCTGCCCGAGGCCAACGGTCTCGTGCGCGACTGGCGCCGCGATGGCAATGTCACCCGCTTTACCTTCGCCGGCTACTACAAGCCGTTCTTCCGGCTCGCCAACGCGGGCCAGTGCAGTGTTTCCATCGATGGCAAGCCAGTAACCGGTGTGCGCGATCGCAATACGCTGCGTTTCGATACCCCGGCGGTCAATGATCCGATCCATGTCCAGCAACAAGTCGAAGTCCGCTGCGGCGCCTGAGCGCGAGCGGCTGTTGCCGCCGGCGCTGGTTCTGACCTTTACCGCGATCGTGGGGGTTGGGCTGGCGCTGATGTTCCCGCGCGAGACCCTGCGTGAGCGCCTGCTTGGTCAGGGGCGGGCCGTCGATGGCCTGACCGTGGCCTATCTCGAGGCGTGGTCGCGTGTGGCGCCCAACGATACGAACTTCATGAGCGTGCTGGCCGAACAGTACGCCCGTAGTGGTCGGCTGGATGATGCCGAAACGATGCTCGAACGCATGTTGGCGGTGAAGGGCCAGGACCTGACGGGCCAGATCCTGCGCACGCGCATCGAGATCACGCAGCAGCGCGCCTATGCGGCCCAGCCGGATTCTGCCGAGCGCGCGGAGCGTCTGGCGATGATGGACGGCCTGCTCAAGGACGCCACCACCCCGGAGATGCTGCGTGCCTGGTCGGTGGCCGACCTGCAGACGCTGGCCACGCAGTCGCGCCAGGTCGGCAATGCGGCTGCGGCCGTGAAGCTCTTCCGCGAACTCAGCGTGCGCGACCCGGCCAACGTGGATTTCTATAATCGCCAGCTTGCCGGCATCGCCCTGGCGGGCGGCAACTATCGCGATTCCGCTCGCGCGTTGTTCGAGGCGCAGGCCCGCGCGAAGAATCTCTACGAGCAGCGCACGCTGTTCCTGCAGGCCCTGCAAACACTGCAGGCCGGCAACCTGCTCGATGAAGCGCTGGCCGAAGCCGAGCGCCACGGTGGAAAGCTGCTCGATGACGCCGAGGTACTGCGCTATCTGACCAGACTGGCGCTGGCGGCGAACAAGCCGGATATCGCGGCGAAGTATGTGGAGCGCCTGCTCAAGCTGTCGGCCAACCGGCCGACGAAGAGCACGCAGCTCGCACAGGCCGAACGGCAGCGGAACCTCCGCCGGGTCTCCGATACCGAGCCGTGGCTCGCGCGCGGCGTGGTGTTCCTCGACGGTCCGCACGGCCTTGCCTTGCGCGAACAGGTGGGCGAATTCGGCCTGCGTCGTGTGGCTGCGGAAGCGATCCCGGCGTCTGGCGTCGTGACGAAGCCGGCCACCCGCGACATCACGCAGGCTGAGGCCCAGGAGACGGCCAAGTCAGAAGTGGCCACGGCTGTCGCCAATGGCAAGACGTTCAATCCCGACGATTACGACCTGGCCTACCGCGTGTTCCTGGCTGCGGGCAAGCTCGATCAGGCCCAGCGCGTGGCGCAGACGGCCGTGGACAAGTTACCCAACGACGCCGTCTGGCGCGAGCGTCTGGCGCAGGTGGCCGAATGGAATCGCCAGCCAATGGTCGCGCTGCAAAGCTGGCTCAAGTATGCGCAGGAGACCAACGACGAACGCGCCTGGAACAACGTGATGCGGCTGGCGCCGGGCCTCAACGACGACCGCGCCTATCTGGCGGCGTTGCGGCATCGTGCGGCGGGCGGCGACCTGAAGACGATCGACGAGGTCGTCGCGGCCTACGAGCGGCTCGGCGAGCCGGAGGCCGGCATGGCATTCCTCGACGGGCTCGCCAACGGGCCGAACGGGCGTCAGGTGATGGAGCGCAATGCCGAACTGGCCGAGCGCGCCGGCAAGGACGACCGCGCGTTCGAGCTCTACGGCCAACTGGAGAAGCGCTTCGGCGCGCGCCCGCTCTACGCGCTCAAACGCGCCAACATACTGTTCGTGCGCGGCCGGCTGGATCAGGCGATGGACGCGATGCTGCCCGCGCGCGACAAGGCCGGCACGCAGGACCTGCTCTATTGGCGCACGTACACCCAGCTTGCTCGCCTGACGCAGCGGGACGATCTGCTCAAGGAGGGCTATCGCCAGATGATGATCTCAATGGCCAAGAGCCATGACGATCACTGCATGGCGATGCCGCCCGGTGCGGCCCGCAACGATTGCCTGGCCGAAGTTCGCGACACCGAGGACGATGATTTCGCGAACCTGATCGAGTACTACGATCGCTGGCCGATCGACGCCGGCCGCATCGCAGAGGCAGGCTGGCGCAAGAACGGCAAGCTCGATGAGCTTCAGTTGGCGATGTACTACTACACGCGCGCGCACGCTTATATCCGCATCGAGCAGATGCTGGCCAGCCTGACTCCCGAGCAGACGCGACAGGCCGAATCGTCGGCGGGCTTCCTGATGCGTCGCGCCGAGTACTGGCGCGCGACCGGTAACCACGAACGCGCGCTTGCCGATCTGCGTCATGCCATCGGGCAGGCCGATGCCGATAGCGAAACCTACGGCGCATTGCTGTGGGCACTCGTCGACATGGGTACCGACACCGAGGTGCGCGCGGTGATGCTGCGGCTGAAGCCAGAGGCGGAGAATGATCCGAGCCTCTGGGGCGCCTACGCGGCAGGCGCGATGCGCTTCCAGGACGGTCGCACCGCCTTGCACTTCCTGCGAAAGATGCAGCGTGGCAAGAGCGCCGATCCGCTCTGGCTCGGTGTGACCGCCGATGCCTGCGAGGCTATCGGCCAGACCGATCTGGCCTGGCGTATCCGCCGGGAGGCATGGGTCGAACTGCATCGTACGTGGGCCGTGGGTGGCGCGAAGTGGGCCGAGGAAAGCGCCGGCGACGAGTATGCCGATGAAGACGAAGAAGATGCGCAGGGCCGTCCGGCACGCTCGGATCTCCGTAGGCAGATGATCGCGCTTGGGCAGATCTTTGCCTCGGCCGATGTGTCGCGTGGACTCGTCGTCGAGATGCTGCGGCGCGATCGCGAAAGCGTCGCCGCGCGCCAGGCCGCGCCCAGCGATCCAAAATCGCCCTCGCAGCTCGGCAACGTGCCGGGTCTGTCCCCGCTCGAAGTGACGCCGCCGCCGGCGCTGGTGGAACGCGAACGGCGCAGACAGGCGCAGCTTACGGCCGCCAGTCGCGAGGTGGCGCTGGCCTGGGCGATGTCGTCGGAGTCGAACGAACTCGCGCGAGCCTGGCTGGCCCGTCAGTACGCCGAGCGGCTGCAGCGGCCCGCGTATGCCGAGATTGCGATTGCGCTCGACGACAACGACATGGACAAGCTCGACCGGATCATGGAGCGCAAGGCCGGGAAGGTGCCTGTGCTGAGCCAGATCGAGGTCAATCGCCAGCTCGACCGGCTTGCCGCCGCCCAGACCCAGGCGTTTGAAACGCAGGAGCTGGCGCGCACCGATGACTCGCTGCAGCAGACACTGCAGGACGCACTGTTGTTCAACGCCCAGGCAATCGAGCCGCGCGCGTCGTACCAGCGTCAGAATCCGCTGGAGTTCTACGAGTACAGCCTGGCCGGTGGTGCCCGGCTTTGGGACGGCTATGCGCTGAACCTGCGCGGCGTGTTCCGCGATCAACGCTCGACCGACCGTACTGCGCTCGACAACGTGCCTGGCAGCGACCGTCGCGCCGAATTGGCGTTGACCTACCGCGACACCCAGAAACTCTGGCTGCTGGGCGTGGGGCGTCGCGACGGCCTGCAGAGCTTCACCACGGCGCGGCTGACCGGCGCGTGGAACCTGGAGGATCGGGTCTCTTTCACTGGCCGGCTCGGCTACAACCAGCAGGCGGACGAATCGGCGCAACTACGTGTGGGCGGCATGAAGGACCTGGTCGAACTGGGCGCGACATGGCGGCTGGGGCTGCGCGAGTTCATTCGCGGACGGATCGAGTACGACCGTTTCTACGGGCAGGACCGCAGTTCGCTGGGGCACGGCATGGTCTACGACGTGGAGGCCGGCTATCGCATTCGCACGCAGTATCCCGACTACACGGTCCGCATCGTCGGCACGCGCGGCATTTACAACACCAACGGCGGCGCGCTGACGCCCACGATGCAGCGGCTGGTGCCGGCCGGTGGCGACGCGACGCCTGCGTTCTACATGCCGCAGAACTTCACGCAGGCAGGTGTGCTGTTCGGCTTTGGCACCGAACTGCTCGACGACTACACGCGCAAGTGGCGGCCCTTCCTGGACGTTGGGGCGCTCTACGACTCGCGCGCGGGGCACAACTTCCGCGGCCAGCTTGGCATGGCTGGCTCGGTGTTCGGCAACGACCACATGTCGATGTACGTGCTGCATGAAACCGCGTCCCGCAACGGCGGCACGCCGCTGACAGAAGTGGGTTTGCGATATCGCTGGCTCTACTGATAGTGAATACTGATGATCGAGTTCTTGAGAGTAACGAGGGGGATGGAAAACATGAACAGGATGACGACTCGCATGGGCCGCGTGATGGCCTGGTGTGGCGCGCTCGGCGCGGCACTGTGGCTGGCTGGTTGCGCGGTTACCGACGTGGGCCGCGCGCCACAGATGTCGCCCGGTGACGTGGTGGCGGTACTGCCCATCGTCAACAACACCGAGACGCCCCAGGCTGGCTTGCGTGCCGAGGCGATCGCCGAATCGCTGCTGAAGACCGGCGGCGTGGCGAACCTCAAGCGCTACCCCGCCTCGCTGAACCCGGAAACGCTGTTCGAACCGGCCGAGCGCGAGGCGGTGGGCAAGGCGCTTGAGTGGGCCCGTGGCGAGCGCGCGCGCTACGCGCTGACGGGTTCGGTGCAGGAGTGGCGCTACAAGGTTGGCGTTGATGGCGAGCCCGCCGTGGGCATCTCGCTGCAGCTGATCGACGTGGCCAGCGGCCAGGTGGTGTGGTCGGCCACCGGCAGCAACGCCGGCTGGAGCCGCGAGTCGCTCTCGGGCGTGGCGCAGAAGCTGCTGCGTCGCCTGCTGGCGCCGCTGATGCAGGGTTGAGCACGGAAGGACGGGGGAGAGACGTGGCCAAGACCGTGGAGACAAGGCGCCAGGGGCAGGGCATCGGCCTGGGCGGGCGCTACGCGCGCTGGCTGGCGCCCGCGGGTGGCGGTGCGGCAGCCGTGATCGAGATGATCGTGATCATGGCGGCGGCAATGGGCATCACCTGGCTAGTGCTGCCGCAGAACCCGCTGCTGCTGGGCATGGGCTTTCCATGGGCCTGGTTGCTGCCGGTGATTCTGGCGCTGCGCTATGGCACGTTGGTGGGCGTTGGCGCGGTGCTGATGCTGCTGGGCGGCTGGTTCTTTTTCGACGAGATCGGCGCGCACAGTGGCGCCTTCCCGCGCATGTTCTTCATGGGCGGGCTGCTGCTGGTGCTGGTGGCGGGGCAGTTCGGGGACGTGTGGAATACGCGCCTGGCGCGAGCGCGGGCCGTGAATCGCTATCTCGACGAACGGCTGGCCGCGCTGACGAAGAACCACTACCTGCTGCGCATCTCTCATGCCCGGCTCGAGAACGATCTGCTGGCGCGCCCGACGACGCTGCGCGACACGTTGTCGCAACTGCGCGCGGTGGCCCTGCAGGACGCGATGAACGGCGGCAAATCCGGTCCGCTGGCCGGCGCGCAGCCGATGCTCCAGGTCGTCGCGCAGGCCTGTCAGGTCGAGGGCGCGGCGCTCTATGCCTGCGATGGCGAGCGTGTCGTGCCGAACGCCGTGGCCAGCATCGGCCCGGCCTTCGAGATCGACGTCAACGATCCGCTCGTGCGGCATTGCCTCGAAACACGCGCGCTGGCGCATCTGCGTTCCACGGGGCTCCAGCAGGACGCGCAGACGCGTTACGTGGCCGTCGCGCCCGTGCTGGCGGGGTCGGACCGGTTGATTGGCGTGCTGGTCGTGGAACGGATGCCGTTCCTGTCGCTGACTTATGAAAACCTGCAGATGCTGATGGTGCTGATGGGCTACTACGCCGATGGCGTGGAACACGCCCGCGCCACGCACGGCATCCAGGAAATGGCGCCGGCTATTCCGTACGCGTTCGCACTCGACTACGCGCGGCTGTCGCGGCTGCGTCACGAGACGGGCATCCAAAGTTCGGTGGTGGCGCTGGTCTTCGACCTCGACGAAGCACGCGATGCGCTGTTCGAGCAGGTCGTGCGCAGCCGTCGTGCGCTCGATGTGGCCTGGCCGGTGCGCAACGCCCATCACCGGGCCATGCTGACGCTGATGCCACTGTCGGACGCCCAGGCGGTATCCGCCTATCTGGTGCGTATCGAGGACATGCTGCGCGCGCAGTTCGGCACCGATTTCTCGAGCGCGCATATTGGCGTCTACACGCTCTCGGTGCCCGCTGAGGGTGCGGAGGAGGCGCTGATGCGGCTGCTGCACCGCTGCCAGCTCGATGGGGCGTCCACGATCACGGCCGTGCAGGCCGATGGCACGCGCGACGCCAGCGTGGCGAGCGCCGGACCGGCACGGGCAGGCTGACCCATGGGCAAGCTGACCTTCGGAGGCGCTGCCTTCCAGATCTCCGCCCTGGCGCTGCTGTTCAGCGGCGGAACGGGGCTGCCGCTGTTGCTGGGCTTCCTGACGCTGCAAGGCGCGGCTGCGGCGCTGCTGGGGCTGGTGTTGTGGCGCCTGTTGCCGCGCCGCTTCCGGACACCGTTCGTGTGGAGCTACGGCTATCTGGCAGCGTTCTGCTTCTTCGTGCCGGTGGGTGGCATATTGGTGTGCGTGGGCAGCCTGTTGTTCTCGAAACTGTTCCCGCGCCGTGGCAGCAACAGCGGTATTGCATCGGTGGCGCTGCCCGAGTTCGTCACCCACCTGATCCAGCGTGTGACCCATGGCGGGGGCGCGCGGCTGCGCGCGCAACTCGGCAATTCGCGCGCGCCATTGCCCGAGCGCATGACCGCGCTGGTAGCCATGCAGTCGATGCCCACGCGAACGGCCAGCCCGATGCTGCGCGAACTGCTGGCCGACAGCACCGACGATATCCGGCTGCTGGCCTACGGCATGCTCGACGGCGCGGAAAAGCAGCTTACGCAGAAGATCCTGGCCGAGCTGCCCCGTCTGGAGTCGGCTGACAGCCCGCAGGCGCGCGGGGAGATCAACCAGCGGCTGGCTGACCTGTATTGGGAACTGATCTACCAGAACCTGGTGCAGGGCGATGTGTACCGCTACACGGCCAGCCAGGTGGAGCGCTACGCCAGCGCGGCACTGGAGATCGACGGCAACATCGCCGCGCTCTGGTACATGCGCGGCCGGCTGGCGCTGACGCGCAACGCGCCCGCCGAGGCGCGCGAGTTCCTGGCTCGTGCCGAAGCGCTCGGCTTCGCGCGTGATCGCGTGTTGCCGCTGCTTGCCGAGGCGGCTTACCTGGAACGCGACTATGCCACCGTGCGCCGCCTGATGGCGGATTTCGACAGTCCTTCGCCGCTCCCACTGGTGCGGCCCTTGCTGCGGTACTGGCAATCATGAGCGAGATTCTGGTCAAGGGAACGTCCGCGGACGTCATGCTGCTTCTGGAAGGCACGTTTCCTTATGTGAGTGGTGGGGTGTCGAGCTGGGTCAATCAGATGATCCGTGCCTTCCCCGATATCCGGTTCGGCATCGTCTTCATCGGCAGCCGCCGACAGGACTATGGCGAGATGGCCTACGCGCTACCGGACAATGTGGTGCATCTGGAAACGCATTTCCTTTACGACTTCGCGCCGCCGCCGATGGTGCATGGCACGAAGGGCGATGCGCACGCCTTCGACCGCTCGGACGAACTGCACGAAATGCTGCGTCAGCGCGGCAGGGAGGTGGAGGCGGGGGATCTGATTCGCGAACTGATGCCAGCGCTGGGCGAGGGCGGCGCGCTGTCCGAGGATGCGTTCCTCTACAGCAAGCGGGCGTGGGACACGATCACCGATCAGTACCGACGGTACTGCACCGATCCGTCGTTCACGGACTATTTCTGGACTGTCCGGATCATGCACAAGCCGCTGTGGCAGCTCGTGCGGATCGTGGACGGGCTGATTCCCGCCAAGGTCTATCACACGGTTTCCACCGGATACGCGGGATTCCTCGGTGCGATGCTGCGGCATCGCACTGGGCGCCCGCTGCTGGTCTCGGAGCACGGCATCTATACGAAGGAACGGAAGATCGACCTGTTCCAGAGCCAGTGGATCCGTGATAACCGGAACATCTTCGAGCGCGACATTTCTCAGATTAGCTACTTCCGCGAGCTCTGGGTGCGCTTCTTCGAGACGTTGGGTCGCGTCTGCTATGAAGCCGGTGACGAGATCACGGCGCTGTACGAAGGCAACCGCAGCCGCCAGGTGCTGGATGGCGCGCCGGCCGAGCGCACGCACAATATCCCGAATGGCATCAACCTGCCGCGCCTTTCCGCGCTGCGCGAGCGGCGCGCGCCGGGTGTGCCGCCGGTGCTGTGCCTGATTGGCCGGGTGGTGCCCATCAAGGACATCAAGACGTTCATTCGCGCGATGCTGACCGTGGTGCGGGAGTATCCCGATGCCGAAGGATGGATTGCCGGTCCCGAGGATGAGGATCCGGATTACGCGACTGAGTGTCGCAGCCTGGCCGAAAGCCTCGGGCTGGGCGGCAAGGTGAAATTTCTCGGCTTCCAGAAAATCGACGAACTGCTGCCGAAAGTCGGCGTGCTGGTGCTGAGTTCGATTTCCGAGGCGTTGCCGCTGGTGGTGCTCGAAGGGTTCGCGGCGGGTGTGCCGTGCGTGACGACCGACGTCGGCTCGTGCAGCCAGCTCGTCTTCGGGCTGCCCGGCGAGGACGCGGCGCTGGGGACCGCGGGCGACGTGGTGCGCATCGCGGACCCGGCGGCGCTGGCCGATGCGGCGCTGAAACTGATCAAGGAGCCCGCGCGATGGCAGGCGGCCCAGGCCGCCGGCATCGCGCGGGTGGAACGCTACTACACGCAGGAACAGATGGTGGGCAGCTATCGCACGCTCTATGCATCGATGATGGCGATGCCGGACAACACGCATCACGCACGCGGCGGGGCAAGCCCGGCAAAGTGCCCGGTGCACGGGGGAGGGCGCTGACATGGCCGGCATCGGATTCGAACTGCGCAAGATGCTGCGGCGGGACAGCCTTTCGGGGCTGATCGGCGCCTATGCCTATGCCGGGGTGATCAGCTCCGGTCCGTGGGTGCTGTCGATCGTCGGCATCCTGCTGATTGGCCTGCTGTCGGTCGGTTTCGTGATTCCGGGCATGCTGATCACGCAGTTCCAGGTCTCGGTGACGTACCTGATCGCGTGCAGCCTGATACTGACCGGGCCGATGCAGCTCTCGTTCACGCGCTTCACCTCGGACCGGCTGTTCGAGCGTCGCGATGATCTGGTGCTGTCGAACTATCACGCGGTGGCGTTGCTGGCCACGATGCTGGCAGGGCTGATCGGGCTGGCGTGTGCGTTCTGGGCCTTTCCGGAGCAGTCGGTGCTGTACCGGCTGTTGATGATCGCGGGCTTCGTGATCATGAGCAACATCTGGATCGCGGCGATCTTCCTGTCCGGCATGAAGCAGTACAAGGCCATCGTGTGGACCTTCCTGATCGGCTATGCCATCACCGTGCTGGCGGCGCTGGCAATGCGCAAGAGCGGGCTCGAAGGGCTGCTCGGCGGCTTTGTGGTCGGCCAGCTATGCCTGCTGGTGGGCATGATCACGCTGATCTACCGGAACTACACCAGCCGCCGCTTCATGTCGTTCGAAGTCTTCCAGAAGCGCTACGCGTATCCGAGCCTGATCGCCATCGGCCTCTTTTACAACCTTGGCATCTGGCTCGACAAGTTCATGTTCTGGTATGCGCCGTCCACCGGCCAGCAGATGATCGGGCCGCTCCATGCGTCGATCATCTACGACATTCCGGTGTTCCTGGCCTATCTGGCGATCATTCCGGGCATGGCCGTGTTCCTGGTGCGGATCGAGACGGACTTTGTCGAGTATTACGACGCGTTCTACAACGCGGTGCGCGGCGGCAGCTCGCTGGAGCATATCGAGGACATGCGCAACACGATGGTCCAAACCATCCGCCTGGGCCTGTACGAGATCGTCAAGGTGCAAGCCATCGCGTCGCTGGTGCTGTTCGTGGTGGGCGGATGGGTGCTGCGACTGCTCGGGATTTCTGAGCTGTATCTGCCGCTGCTCTACGTGGACGTGATCGGCGCCAGCCTGCAGGTGGTGCTGCTGGGCGTGCTGAACATCTACTTCTACCTGGATCGCCGCCGCGAGGTGCTGATGCTGACCGGCACGTTCGTCGTGCTGAATTTCGTGCTGACGCGCCTCACGCTCGAGCTTGGGCCGGCCTGGTATGGCTATGGCTTCGCGGTATCGCTGCTGATCGTCGTAGCACTTGCGTTATATCTTCTCGATCGTAAACTTGACCGTCTCGAGTACGAAACCTATATGCTCCAATAAAGGGCGCGATGCGTGGCGATGCTGCATTTTGCGCGCACGAAACCGTTACGCCCGCAATTGGAAACTGAGAGGAAAAGGTAAAGATTGAGGTTGGTCTGCAACACCCGAAGCGCAGAATCCCCTCTAACGTAGCCTCGACGGGCCGTGTTACCGTTCGGTAACATAACACCGCCGTGCCAGACACAGGCCGTAGTTATCAGAGGGAAGTATGAGAATTGCCTCCGTGGAGGACGACACCAGCCAGGCCGAGCAGATTTGCCAGCTGCTGGATGAAGCGGGCTTTGAATGCTCGAGCTTCGCGACCGGTTCCGCGTTCTTGCGAGCATTGCGGGACCAGGCGTTCGACCTGGTCGTCATGGACTGGCAATTGCCGGACGTCAGTGGTTACGAGCTCGTGAGCTGGGTCCGCCAGCATTCGGGACGCCTGCCACCGATCCTGTTCCTGACCAGTCGCATCGAAGAATCCGATATCGTCGCGGGCCTGTCCGTGGGCGCCGACGATTACCTTGCCAAGCCGATCCGGCCGGGCGAGTTCGTCGCGCGCGTGCGAGCGTTGCTGCGTCGCGCATATCCCAAGACCCTGCACGAAGACGATCTGATCCGGCAGGGCGCCTATATCGTGGACGCGCGCCGGCGCGTTATCGCGCTGGACGGCCAGAACGTCGATCTGTCGCCGCGCGAGTTCGACCTGGCATTGTTCCTGTTCCGCAACATCGGCCGCCTGCTGGCGCGTGACGTGATTGAGCAGGCCGTCTGGGGGCGTGCGATGGATGCC
This genomic interval from Cupriavidus metallidurans CH34 contains the following:
- a CDS encoding bifunctional glycoside hydrolase 114/ polysaccharide deacetylase family protein, with amino-acid sequence MAVIAIVAAGVGLVLGTLTPSTAALAQSPAPARVAPSVAFHYGARPPVDMLQAFDVAVVEPDSGFDPRSARTPNTAWFAYVSVGEVLPSRAYFKDIPQAWLSGSNDAWNARVVDQAADGWPAFYVDKVITPLWERGYRGFFLDTLDSYHLVAKTDADRARQEAGMVRVLQAIKARYPDAKLLFNRGFEILPQVHSLAYGVVFESLFRGWNQAQGTYTEVSQQDRDWLLNQARIVREQYGLPVISIDYCPPTDAQCRRDTARRIGALGITPYVTDSGLQTVGVGSFEVMPRRVLVVQENELDVSIDDSVGVRFLSMPLNYLGYRVDFAETRDTLPEITPDRYAGVVVWTNGNIRQNPGRFYAWAEKQIRQGIPVAFMNGFGAQPDGALARMLDLKAVKGRTSGDVQILSQDKMMGFEQQVAPDRTDAVPVQIRDGAANTRTLLRLRSGTLTYDAAAITAWGGYVMGPYAVRQNTPKGQDRWIVQPIDFLREALRLPLMPVPDSTTESGRRLLTIHIDGDGFASKAEIPGGGYSGEVLFREIFDRYRLPMTMSVIEGEVGKSGMYPKLAPELEPIARKIFAQPYVEVASHTYSHPFEWGRTVPGQESNARIIEGDDTYHLAIPGYKMDLNREIGGSIDYINKVLSPNKPVKLVLWPGDCQAPPEALKLTEAAGVLNMNGGDTLITRSNPTWTAIAPLGIHKADHTFQVFATNQNENVYTNLWHGPYYGFERVIETFEMTEKPYRFKAVNIYYHSYSGTKVASLKALRKVYDYVLTQNLLPMHSTDYVLKVIDWQGMAVARELGDGADGAPASGAWRVRGDGNLRNLRWTGAGVPDVVTATGVTGSSPAPGGGVYVHLDGGNARFRFVPTATQSVPELPEANGLVRDWRRDGNVTRFTFAGYYKPFFRLANAGQCSVSIDGKPVTGVRDRNTLRFDTPAVNDPIHVQQQVEVRCGA
- a CDS encoding tetratricopeptide repeat protein, giving the protein MSSNKSKSAAAPERERLLPPALVLTFTAIVGVGLALMFPRETLRERLLGQGRAVDGLTVAYLEAWSRVAPNDTNFMSVLAEQYARSGRLDDAETMLERMLAVKGQDLTGQILRTRIEITQQRAYAAQPDSAERAERLAMMDGLLKDATTPEMLRAWSVADLQTLATQSRQVGNAAAAVKLFRELSVRDPANVDFYNRQLAGIALAGGNYRDSARALFEAQARAKNLYEQRTLFLQALQTLQAGNLLDEALAEAERHGGKLLDDAEVLRYLTRLALAANKPDIAAKYVERLLKLSANRPTKSTQLAQAERQRNLRRVSDTEPWLARGVVFLDGPHGLALREQVGEFGLRRVAAEAIPASGVVTKPATRDITQAEAQETAKSEVATAVANGKTFNPDDYDLAYRVFLAAGKLDQAQRVAQTAVDKLPNDAVWRERLAQVAEWNRQPMVALQSWLKYAQETNDERAWNNVMRLAPGLNDDRAYLAALRHRAAGGDLKTIDEVVAAYERLGEPEAGMAFLDGLANGPNGRQVMERNAELAERAGKDDRAFELYGQLEKRFGARPLYALKRANILFVRGRLDQAMDAMLPARDKAGTQDLLYWRTYTQLARLTQRDDLLKEGYRQMMISMAKSHDDHCMAMPPGAARNDCLAEVRDTEDDDFANLIEYYDRWPIDAGRIAEAGWRKNGKLDELQLAMYYYTRAHAYIRIEQMLASLTPEQTRQAESSAGFLMRRAEYWRATGNHERALADLRHAIGQADADSETYGALLWALVDMGTDTEVRAVMLRLKPEAENDPSLWGAYAAGAMRFQDGRTALHFLRKMQRGKSADPLWLGVTADACEAIGQTDLAWRIRREAWVELHRTWAVGGAKWAEESAGDEYADEDEEDAQGRPARSDLRRQMIALGQIFASADVSRGLVVEMLRRDRESVAARQAAPSDPKSPSQLGNVPGLSPLEVTPPPALVERERRRQAQLTAASREVALAWAMSSESNELARAWLARQYAERLQRPAYAEIAIALDDNDMDKLDRIMERKAGKVPVLSQIEVNRQLDRLAAAQTQAFETQELARTDDSLQQTLQDALLFNAQAIEPRASYQRQNPLEFYEYSLAGGARLWDGYALNLRGVFRDQRSTDRTALDNVPGSDRRAELALTYRDTQKLWLLGVGRRDGLQSFTTARLTGAWNLEDRVSFTGRLGYNQQADESAQLRVGGMKDLVELGATWRLGLREFIRGRIEYDRFYGQDRSSLGHGMVYDVEAGYRIRTQYPDYTVRIVGTRGIYNTNGGALTPTMQRLVPAGGDATPAFYMPQNFTQAGVLFGFGTELLDDYTRKWRPFLDVGALYDSRAGHNFRGQLGMAGSVFGNDHMSMYVLHETASRNGGTPLTEVGLRYRWLY